The following are encoded together in the Salvia hispanica cultivar TCC Black 2014 chromosome 6, UniMelb_Shisp_WGS_1.0, whole genome shotgun sequence genome:
- the LOC125191985 gene encoding 26S proteasome non-ATPase regulatory subunit 14 homolog — MAGMERLHRMFAGAGGALGHPPPDSPTLDSSEQVYISSLALLKMLKHGRAGVPMEVMGLMLGEFVDEYTVRVVDVFAMPQSGTGVSVEAVDHVFQTNMLDMLKQTGRPEMVVGWYHSHPGFGCWLSGVDINTQQSFEALNQRAVAVVVDPIQSVKGKVVIDAFRLINPQTMMLGQEPRQTTSNVGHLNKPSIQALIHGLNRHYYSIAINYRKNELEEKMLLNLHKKKWTDGLTLQRFDTHSKTNEQTVQEMLNLAIKYNKAVQEEDELSPEKLAIANVGKQDAKKHLEEHVSNLMSSNIVQTLGTMLDTVVF, encoded by the exons ATGGCAGGAATGGAGAGACTTCACCGGATGTTCGCCGGCGCCGGCGGAGCCCTCGGCCACCCGCCGCCGGACTCCCCGACGCTCGATTCCTCCGAGCAAGTCTACATTTCGTCTCTCGCCCTTCTCAAAATGCTCAAACACG GTAGAGCCGGGGTACCGATGGAGGTGATGGGGCTGATGCTGGGGGAGTTTGTGGACGAGTACACGGTGCGTGTGGTGGACGTCTTCGCGATGCCGCAGAGTGGAACTGGTGTCAGTGTCGAGGCCGTCGATCACGTTTTCCAGACTAATATGCTTGATATGCTCAAGCAGACCGGAAG ACCTGAGATGGTGGTTGGTTGGTATCACTCACATCCTGGCTTTGGATGTTGGCTTTCAGGTGTAGACATTAACACTCAACAG AGTTTTGAAGCTTTGAATCAGAGGGCAGTAGCTGTGGTGGTAGATCCAATTCAAAGTGTGAAAGGAAAGGTGGTAATTGATGCCTTCCGACTCATTAACCCTCAAACCATGATGTTGGGTCAAGAACCACGACAAACCACTTCCAACGTGGGGCATCTCAATAAACCATCTATCCAG GCTTTGATTCATGGGTTGAACAGGCACTATTACTCCATTGCCATAAACTACCGGAAGAACGAACTTGAGGAGAAGATGCTCCTCAATCTCCACAAAAAGAAATGGACAGATGGATTGACCCTCCAGCGGTTCGATACCCACTCCAAAACGAATGAGCAGACAGTTCAG GAGATGCTAAACCTAGCCATCAAGTACAATAAAGCGGTCCAGGAGGAGGACGAGCTGTCGCCTGAGAAGCTAGCAATCGCCAATGTGGGAAAGCAAGACGCCAAGAAGCATCTCGAGGAGCACGTCTCAAACTTGATGTCTTCCAACATAGTCCAAACTTTGGGCACTATGCTGGACACTGTTGTTTTCTAG
- the LOC125193316 gene encoding uncharacterized protein LOC125193316, with protein sequence MATTTPPSSMAKRHRSQVHDGAAAGTAELNSVFIDTSLGTHIAVSVCSSDTVSDLKKKVTVAHKQSFPEIGEIEVHSVKLEQRSNYYHLSDDMLVWTAFGEVNRNWFLSVTASIVPRHLSGRSSMNDIYDDCNGFISDRNKNAIVLFALPARAAQNNAVSETTDSHTSIYAEAHCMGTESPVKKKRKVRHTKDESHNSGFEGGNTMFCSNDKDVKPNMSHSIVKVSGLKNDEYDDEGRLLYDRTYLPNVAEKGNFGSILDYQNLNGTERPKEDNRFESVVNELDNEVVSNFIQGSSAGMRDAACEGGDVNTLGKKKKRKFEKTAENNHDRTYMEHFGKGETTKPSTLKMEEGMGLSLENDHEVLMPSNNKASDHVIPDLSPKAEILLQNAEKSSFIDQNSHKRLDSDERKEDNALQSKIDHEGKMFHQCIQRC encoded by the exons ATGGCAACGACAACCCCGCCTTCTTCAATGGCGAAACGACATCGTTCGCAGGTTCACGACGGCGCAGCTGCAGGCACGGCGGAGCTCAACTCTGTTTTCATAGACACCAGCCTCGGTACTCACATCGCCGTATCCGTATGCAGCTCCGACACAGTTTCAGACTTAAAAA AGAAGGTGACTGTGGCTCATAAGCAATCCTTTCCGGAAATTGGTGAGATAGAGGTCCACTCTGTGAAG TTGGAACAGAGATCAAACTATTATCATCTGTCAGACGATATGCTTGTTTGGACTGCGTTTGGCGAGGTTAACAGAAATTGGTTTCTTTCGGTCACAGCTTCCATTGTCCCCAGACATCTCTCAGGAAGAAGCTCTATGAATGATATTTATGATGATTGCAACGGTTTCATATCTGATAGGAACAAGAATGCAATTGTTCTTTTTGCGTTGCCGGCTCGTGCTGCTCAAAATAATGCTGTTTCGGAGACCACTGATTCTCACACAAGTATTTATGCAGAGGCACATTGTATGGGAACCGAGTCTCCTGTGAAGAAGAAACGTAAAGTGAGGCACACAAAAGATGAAAGTCATAATTCTGGATTCGAAGGTGGCAACACCATGTTTTGTTCAAATGATAAAGATGTGAAGCCTAATATGTCCCACTCAATTGTTAAGGTCTCAGGTCTGAAGAATGACGAATATGATGATGAGGGGAGGCTTCTGTATGACAGAACTTACCTACCCAACGTAGCAGAAAAAGGTAATTTTGGAAGCATTTTGGACTACCAGAACCTAAATGGTACTGAGAGACCGAAAGAGGACAATAGGTTTGAGAGTGTGGTAAATGAACTGGACAATGAGGTTGTTTCCAATTTTATACAAGGTTCTTCAGCTGGAATGAGGGATGCTGCTTGTGAAGGTGGAGATGTCAACACattggggaaaaaaaagaaaaggaaatttgAGAAAACAGCAGAAAACAATCATGATAGAACATATATGGAGCACTTTGGAAAAGGTGAAACGACCAAGCCCTCTACTCTTAAAATGGAAGAAGGAATGGGTTTGTCATTAGAGAATGATCATGAAGTTTTAATGCCATCAAACAACAAAGCTTCAGACCATGTTATTCCAGATTTATCACCGAAGGCAGAAATCCTTTTGCAGAATGCAGAAAAGAGTAGTTTTATTGATCAGAACTCCCATAAACGTTTAGATTCTGATGAGAGAAAAGAAGACAATGCATTACAGAGTAAAATAGATCATGAAGGCAAGATGTTCCATCAATGCATTCAGAGGTGTTAA